One segment of Dolichospermum sp. DET69 DNA contains the following:
- a CDS encoding type II toxin-antitoxin system RelE/ParE family toxin — translation MSNLNENINYTVVIGIDAQDFFESAAGALQKKLDRCFEILKIEPRNYSNIKALKGEFSGYYRYRVGDYRVIYEIDDSSKLVTILFIAHRSRVYE, via the coding sequence TTGAGCAACTTAAACGAAAATATTAACTATACGGTTGTTATTGGCATTGATGCTCAAGATTTTTTTGAATCTGCTGCTGGTGCTTTACAAAAAAAGTTAGACAGATGTTTTGAGATTTTAAAGATTGAGCCTCGTAATTATTCTAATATAAAAGCCCTGAAAGGTGAATTCTCAGGTTATTATCGTTATCGTGTGGGTGACTATCGAGTTATTTATGAGATTGATGATAGTTCAAAGCTGGTAACTATTTTGTTCATTGCACATCGAAGTAGAGTTTATGAGTAG
- a CDS encoding type II toxin-antitoxin system HigB family toxin, with product MHVISFRIVREYAENHADCQESLNNWYKIASKAKWSNLVEVQQVFPKTEAVRNFTVFNIKGNKYRLIVSIDYEGQLIYIKYILTHAEYDKDNWKNDPYF from the coding sequence ATGCACGTTATTAGTTTTAGAATAGTAAGAGAATATGCAGAAAATCATGCAGATTGTCAGGAATCACTGAACAACTGGTATAAGATTGCTAGTAAAGCTAAATGGTCAAATTTAGTTGAAGTACAGCAGGTGTTTCCGAAAACTGAAGCTGTTAGGAATTTTACAGTTTTCAATATTAAAGGCAATAAATACCGTTTGATTGTTAGCATAGATTACGAAGGTCAATTAATTTATATTAAATATATCCTCACTCACGCAGAATACGATAAGGACAATTGGAAAAATGACCCTTACTTTTAA
- a CDS encoding Uma2 family endonuclease: protein MLSSPLMLQMPSSMTDDQFFEFCQLNRDLRIERNQFGDISIMSPAGSETGNREGRIIQQLMNWTDENGTGIAFSSSTGFTLSTGAKRSPDASWIKLSRWNKLISAQQKKFAPICPDFVVELRSASDNLQPLKEKMQEYMQEPGIQLGLLIDRKNRRVYVYRPGQIEECLENPDTVNCEAVLPGFVLNMDKIW, encoded by the coding sequence ATGCTTTCATCTCCCTTAATGTTACAAATGCCATCATCAATGACAGATGATCAGTTTTTTGAATTTTGTCAACTAAATCGTGATTTACGCATTGAGAGAAATCAATTTGGAGATATATCAATTATGTCACCCGCAGGTTCAGAAACAGGAAATCGAGAAGGTAGAATCATTCAACAATTAATGAATTGGACAGATGAAAATGGAACAGGAATAGCATTTTCATCAAGCACAGGATTTACACTTTCCACAGGTGCAAAACGCTCTCCTGATGCTTCTTGGATAAAATTATCAAGGTGGAATAAACTTATATCAGCACAACAAAAAAAGTTTGCTCCTATTTGTCCTGATTTTGTGGTTGAATTAAGGTCAGCTTCTGATAATTTGCAGCCTTTAAAAGAGAAAATGCAGGAATATATGCAAGAACCAGGCATACAATTAGGTTTATTAATTGACCGTAAAAATCGCCGAGTTTATGTTTATCGTCCTGGACAAATAGAGGAATGTTTAGAAAATCCTGATACTGTGAATTGTGAAGCTGTTTTACCGGGGTTTGTTTTGAATATGGATAAAATTTGGTAG
- a CDS encoding Uma2 family endonuclease, giving the protein MISSPLILHFPSSMLITDDQFFDFCRENRELRIERNQFGDILIMSPVDSETGNREFHIIGQLSVWSEKDGTGIGFSSNTGFKLSTGAERSPDASWIKLSRWNKLTSAQQKKFAPICPDFVIELRSASDNWQLLKEKMQEYMQEPGIQLGLLIDRKNRRVYVYRPGEIEECLENPNTVSCEPVLPGFVLNMGKIW; this is encoded by the coding sequence AACAGATGATCAGTTTTTTGATTTCTGTCGAGAAAACCGGGAATTACGCATTGAAAGAAATCAATTTGGAGATATATTAATTATGTCTCCAGTAGATTCAGAAACAGGAAATCGAGAATTTCATATTATTGGACAGCTAAGTGTTTGGTCAGAAAAAGATGGAACGGGAATTGGGTTTTCTTCCAATACAGGTTTTAAATTGTCCACGGGTGCAGAACGTTCTCCTGATGCTTCCTGGATAAAATTATCAAGATGGAATAAACTCACATCAGCACAACAAAAAAAGTTTGCTCCTATTTGTCCTGATTTTGTCATCGAGTTAAGGTCAGCTTCTGATAATTGGCAGCTTTTAAAAGAGAAAATGCAGGAATATATGCAAGAACCAGGAATACAATTAGGTTTATTAATTGACCGCAAAAATCGCCGAGTTTATGTTTATCGTCCTGGAGAAATAGAGGAATGTTTAGAAAATCCCAATACTGTCAGTTGTGAACCTGTTTTACCGGGGTTTGTTTTGAATATGGGGAAAATTTGGTAG